A region from the Fusarium musae strain F31 chromosome 1, whole genome shotgun sequence genome encodes:
- a CDS encoding hypothetical protein (EggNog:ENOG41), translating into MDRRDSLALIRAAIHRKAAQKRETSDVNSLVSDFGFLSVNATTRDFEPISTNMTFARLVLAATTNDALPESDQARLPPRQTAHVLVQHYMDNVYSLFPCFSETSLLTALDDIYQEDTRTIKDSDYWMVYMVLAIGSTAQSKRIQDTHYLTGLEYASRAMNHADGALTPGYVTQIQSLLLLTQYAMLDPAHFDSWHLIGFTARAIVDLGFHQDPPLSAVPDKASLDMRRKIFYCVYALDR; encoded by the exons ATGGACCGTAGAGACTCTCTTGCGCTCATTCGTGCCGCTATACATCGCAAAGCGGCGCAAAAGCGGGAGACCTCTGATGTCAACTCTCTTGTATCCGACTTTGGCTTTCT TTCTGTCAATGCGACAACGCGAGACTTTGAACCCATATCAACAAACATGACTTTTGCTAGACTTGTCTTGGCGGCAACAACGAACGATGCCCTTCCAGAGTCTGACCAAGCCCGCTTACCTCCAAGGCAGACTGCTCATGTGCTGGTCCAGCATTACATGGACAACGTCTATTCGTTGTTCCCCTGCTTTTCAGAAACCTCACTTTTAACCGCTCTTGACGACATATATCAAGAAGATACCCGGACCATCAAAGACTCGGACTACTGGATGGTGTACATGGTCCTTGCCATTGGCTCTACAGCCCAAAGCAAACGTATCCAGGATACACACTATCTTACTGGCCTCGAGTATGCGTCAAGAGCTATGAACCATGCCGATGGTGCTCTCACCCCCGGATACGTGACGCAAATCCAgtcgcttcttcttttgacGCAGTATGCCATGTTGGACCCTGCCCACTTTGATAGCTGGCATTTGATAGGTTTCACAGCCCGTGCGATAGTTGACCTGGGTTTTCACCAAGACCCTCCTTTGTCTGCTGTCCCTGACAAAGCTTCTCTGGACATGCGACGCAAGATCTTTTACTGCGTCTATGCTCTTGACCGGTAG
- a CDS encoding hypothetical protein (EggNog:ENOG41): MPIEILETIANINYNTPRPCPIDPAVLYDLLKIRRLVDEATNLAVRAASDIASPVLTNVHGGLPGASPMSVLGMTGPGHGTRLSRERKFRMREQASQKLSRAYHLDEIACSVATMQGASPIDEIGALVLLRNTQDPDAKYVHFFHEKIPSRQLAESTSLQPLTDIISERPNEGEALRTRAIVKTFKEDFEGAAHDLTAALAVCRIHQQPHRLSGDELESQYSHRGRRWRQDIVPSEKEQPSSLESQLLFLRGAAYLSVACQHIVDGIPTSQSQSGHADSHNPGEAFDTEVSGRKSPEIEEKSLREQTEARKLVKKYAKLAIRDLLAFMSHFDYSPNLPSSIAKDFNDRVNSSARGTRNPRPSEATYSLEPHTTYAISELFAAVPPSDLPPYPSQELTNSNGKTPLFDVPQTCEWSTYHPLMADALHSLLLCHCLAQTSTKELERHTYMAARLIRIADGYPVFQPSRSAARSDWVEILRRADDHWLQLSASWETLCIPAPLPFLYDTLPQNVSKMHIGTTRKEAAAAAASLINGGSDNARPAVPSPADKERQLKLEHNRRVYEALNDERVCDDVTFRASLMAREKRDERERAATGAAANGSSSNATSTNNSGLKGWSDEDSNDYPLCSVRASLIGQWVQKVPRVTGTTRRKKRTKKPVSRASEAGPPEKRNLEDDKRSMLL, from the coding sequence ATGCCTATCGAGATCCTCGAAACAATTGCCAACATCAACTACAATACCCCCCGGCCGTGTCCTATTGACCCTGCTGTCCTCTATGATCTACTGAAAATTCGCCGTCTTGTCGACGAAGCCACCAATCTCGCCGTGAGAGCTGCTAGTGACATTGCCTCACCCGTGTTGACTAACGTCCATGGTGGGCTACCCGGCGCATCTCCCATGTCTGTGTTGGGAATGACGGGGCCAGGACACGGGACAAGACTGAGCCGCGAGCGCAAGTTTCGGATGAGGGAGCAGGCAAGCCAGAAGCTTAGCCGTGCATACCATCTAGATGAGATTGCTTGCAGCGTTGCAACAATGCAGGGTGCATCACCGATTGACGAGATTGGGGCGCTGGTGCTGTTGCGTAACACACAGGATCCAGATGCCAAATATGTACATTTCTTTCATGAGAAAATACCCTCGCGCCAGTTGGCAGAGTCAACTAGTCTTCAGCCTTTGACAGACATCATATCCGAGAGGCCTAACGAGGGCGAAGCTCTCCGAACGCGTGCAATCGTCAAAACTTTCAAGGAGGATTTTGAAGGTGCGGCTCATGACTTGACGGCCGCTCTCGCAGTGTGTCGAATACATCAACAGCCCCATCGACTCAGTGGCGACGAACTAGAGTCCCAGTATTCACATCGAGGTAGACGATGGCGTCAGGACATCGTCCCATCTGAGAAAGAGCAACCGAGTAGTTTGGAATCTCAGCTGTTATTCCTTCGTGGCGCGGCGTATCTATCAGTGGCATGCCAGCATATCGTGGATGGCATCCCAACAAGTCAGAGCCAGAGTGGGCATGCCGATTCGCACAACCCAGGCGAGGCCTTTGATACAGAAGTCAGCGGCCGCAAGTCGCCAGAGATTGAAGAAAAGTCTCTCCGTGAACAGACCGAAGCGCGgaagcttgtcaagaagTACGCAAAATTGGCGATTCGAGACCTCCTCGCCTTTATGTCACATTTTGACTACTCCCCCAATTTACCGTCCTCCATCGCAAAGGACTTTAATGATCGAGTCAATTCCTCCGCAAGAGGCACCCGTAATCCTCGCCCTTCTGAGGCCACATACTCTCTCGAGCCACATACCACTTACGCCATCTCGGAACTCTTCGCCGCCGTCCCCCCTTCAGACCTCCCCCCATATCCTAGCCAAGAGTTGACAAACTCCAATGGCAAAACACCGCTTTTCGATGTGCCCCAGACATGCGAATGGTCGACCTACCACCCCCTTATGGCCGACGCCCTTCactccctcctcctctgtcACTGCCTCGCCCAAACTTCGACCAAGGAGCTTGAACGCCACACCTACATGGCGGCAAGGCTGATCCGTATCGCCGATGGCTATCCGGTCTTCCAACCTAGTCGTTCTGCTGCTCGGTCTGACTGGGTCGAAATTCTCCGTCGTGCCGACGATCACTGGCTACAGCTCAGCGCCTCTTGGGAGACCTTATGCATACCTGCGCCCCTGCCGTTCTTATACGATACCTTGCCCCAGAATGTCTCAAAGATGCACATCGGTACTACTCGCAAGGAagctgccgccgccgccgcatCTCTGATCAATGGTGGATCTGACAACGCTAGACCAGCCGTACCAAGTCCGGCAGACAAGGAGCGTCAGCTCAAACTGGAACACAACCGGCGAGTCTACGAAGCCCTTAATGATGAACGAGTCTGTGATGATGTTACGTTCCGTGCATCCCTGATGGCTAGAGAGAAGCGCGATGAGAGAGAACGTGCAGCAACTGGCGCTGCTGCCAACGGCTCGTCATCCAATGCAACATCTACTAATAATTCAGGTCTCAAGGGATGGTCTGACGAAGATAGCAACGACTACCCCCTTTGCAGTGTGAGGGCTAGCCTTATTGGACAGTGGGTGCAGAAAGTACCCCGTGTCACTGGCACCACGCGGCGCAAGAAGCGTACCAAGAAGCCTGTCAGCAGGGCAAGTGAAGCTGGTCCTCCAGAGAAGAGGAACCTTGAAGATGACAAAAGATCTATGCTGTTGTAA
- a CDS encoding hypothetical protein (EggNog:ENOG41), protein MIGNLWGNPHSENLPAKLSGDMVDNIRAKALDFVGADPKYFDLVFVANATAAIKLVADAFRDIGEKTPTKGFWYGCHKEAHTSIIGVRALTSGDYHCFEDDESVEEWISRPFSCQSRRGKSTSLGLFAYPGQSNLSGRRLPQDWSKRIRQHPQLRNVYTLFDAAALAMTSSLSSLFHDPMDAPDFTCLSFYKIFGFPDLGALVVRRASGHILNMRRYFGGGTIAQLSPSKDSRVMKKVPGLGDLHRIWDIHEGVEDGTLPFHSILALGVAIDTHLRLYGSMDMISRHCCYLARYLYERLVDLKHRNGSPLIELYVDSPFMYGDPSLQGPTFAFNIMKEDGSYIPWTEVERLANSAGVYIRAGGKSIDWVRVNTADDYASGVCCPGGVAKALDYEDWEWDRIFSSGHACGSSEMAVIHNKPTGSRIVRASLGPMTTKRDIQAFISFLSNEFITKSVPIPRLLGTAKDLPLREKFPYLTSEKEFSERHLVYEN, encoded by the exons ATGATTGGTAACCTCTGGGGCAATCCACACTCAGAGAATCTCCCGGCAAAGTTGTCGGGTGATATGGTTGATAATATCCGTGCAAAAGCTCTTGATTTCGTTGGTGCTGACCCAAAGTATTTCGACCTGGTCTTCGTCGCCAATGCTACGGCTGCGATCAAGCTCGTTGCTGACGCGTTTCGGGACATCGGAGAAAAAACCCCTACCAAGGGCTTTTGGTATGGATGCCATAAGGAAGCCCACACGAGTATCATCGGGGTTCGCGCACTTACGTCAGGGGACTATCATTGtttcgaagatgatgagagtgtTGAAGAATGGATCTCGCGGCCTTTTAGTTGCCAGTCCCGAAGAGGAAAGTCGACCAGTCTGGGCTTGTTCGCATATCCAGGCCAGTCCAACCTTAGTGGACGCCGATTACCACAGGACTGGTCGAAAAGGATACGACAACACCCTCAGCTTCGAAATGTCTATACCCTTTTCGATGCTGCGGCTCTCGCTATGACTAGCTCCCTCAGCTCCCTGTTCCACGATCCGATGGATGCACCCGATTTCACTTGCCTTTCGTTTTACAAGATATTTGGCTTCCCTGATTTGGGAGCATTGGTTGTCAGGCGGGCATCCGGCCATATACTGAACATGAGGAGGTACTTTGGCGGGGGAACAATTGCTCAGCTATCCCCCTCAAAAGATTCCAGGGTTATGAAGAAAGTTCCCGGGCTGGGGGATCTGCACAGAATATGGGATATACATGAAGGTGTCGAGGATGGCACACTGCCATTTCACAGTATCTTGGCGCTTGGAGTCGCCATCGATACACACCTAAGGCTTTATGGCTCAATG GATATGATATCTCGTCATTGCTGTTATCTCGCTCGCTACTTATATGAACGCCTTGTGGACCTGAAACACCGAAACGGATCTCCATTGATCGAGCTATATGTTGATAGCCCATTCATGTATGGCGACCCTTCACTTCAAGGGCCAACCTTTGCCTTCAACATTATGAAAGAAGATGGTTCATATATCCCTTGGACGGAGGTAGAGAGGCTTGCCAATAGCGCTGGAGTATACATACGAGCAGGAGGTAAGAGCATCGACTGGGTACGTGTTAACACTGCTGACGACTATGCTTCAGGCGTTTGCTGCCCTGGTGGTGTCGCTAAAGCCTTGGACTATGAGGACTGGGAATGGGACAGGATCTTCTCCAGCGGACATGCCTGTGGTTCAAGTGAGATGGCAGTCATACATAATAAGCCAACGGG GAGCAGAATCGTTCGCGCGAGTCTCGGCCCCATGACGACGAAGCGAGATATACAGGCATTTATATCATTCCTTTCCAACGAGTTCATCACAAAAAGCGTACCAATACCACGGTTGCTCGGAACAGCAAAGGATTTACCGCTACGGGAGAAGTTCCCCTATCTCACATCCGAAAAGGAGTTTAGTGAGCGCCACCTTGTTTATGAGAATTGA
- a CDS encoding hypothetical protein (EggNog:ENOG41), translating to MRTQAIVAVLFSALAGQVIGQDDSHDAPRVNDNPIGVKYKATLPKEPFFKDAAIDGNVKGFIQAEAPSDGHGVQFKVQFSNLPKEGGPFTYHIHVEPVPENGNCTATLAHLDPFARGEEPPCDPEKPASCQVGDNSGKHGKITSDPFTADYIDYYASTKEGIGAYFGNRSFVLHYANKTRLTCANFVNLNPGVMNPNYTAPAYLPTPTETVNPETNTPTPSSTGTGTGTGGKPISTETSVVSPNGASSATLPINLALAGVFALILAM from the exons ATGCGCACTCAAGCTATCGTGGCCGTCCTGTTCTCGGCGCTTGCCGGCCAGGTCATTGGCCAGGATGACTCTCACGATGCTCCCAGAGTTAACGACAACCCTATTGGTGTCAAATACAAGGCTACCCTTCCCAAGGAGCCTTTCTTCAAAGATGCCGCAATCGACGGCAACGTCAAGGGCTTTATCCAGGCTGAAGCTCCGAGTGATGGACACGGCGTCCAGTTCAAGGTCCAGTTTAGCAACCTTCCCAAGGAGGGAGGTCCCTTCA CATACCACATCCACGTTGAACCTGTTCCCGAGAATGGCAACTGTACCGCCACCCTCGCCCATCTCGACCCTTTCGCTCGTGGCGAGGAGCCTCCCTGTGACCCTGAGAAACCTGCGTCTTGTCAGGTTGGAGACAACAGTGGAAAGCATGGAAAGATCACCAGCGACCCCTTCACAGCCGACTACATCGACTACTATGCCTCCACCAAGGAAGGCATCGGGGCCTACTTTGGCAACCGGTCCTTTGTTCTTCACTACGCCAACAAGACCCGTCTGACATGCGCCAACTTTGTGAACCTGAACCCGGGTGTTATGAACCCGAACTACACTGCCCCGGCTTACCTCCCTACTCCGACTGAGACTGTCAACCCTGAGACAAACACTCCTACTCCATCaagcactggcactggcactggcactggcggCAAGCCTATTTCTACTGAGACTAGCGTTGTTAGTCCCAACGGTGCCTCGTCTGCTACGCTCCCGATCAACCTTGCCCTGGCTGGTGTTTTTGCTCTCATTCTTGCGATGTGA
- a CDS encoding hypothetical protein (EggNog:ENOG41~BUSCO:EOG0926499W): MSPPEQSTTSSSQPVLDETLSNKSNVELMSAQDPAAGTPETSDNHSHGSSSREKAGKEDSLIDLSDQAADVPSHDHKADAAEQGPSGKLKEKQAADDYQAPSGYLNTHASTAGKINPIALPSSNDATTQYLTAEPSTYVDPTPATPITSQPPSRTPSNAARSHVSGDSTPPKSDAEFDERRYVSEDEHEGASQSEIQSIMEQFSEFGGGPGEEEVMSPRLEIASPMLGHPVQHPPRKSSLEPLVPTLSGQMQGLHISTGSPPAETPNNTGAEDLGPPVPPKDGVHGTPPRPKIERNMSVASPNSPAQSHRPPPPEPEPEPTQPFDFHRFLEQLRNKKADPVARYLKSFLSEFGKRQWMVHEQVKIIGDFLAFIANKMAQCEVWRDVSDAEFDNAREGMEKLVMNRLYTQTFSPAIQAPKPIPGAKPKRKGGDIPLGPGRRGQHQEDVERDDIVRQKMSIYGWVREEHLDIPPVGDSGRRFLKLAQQELLKIKSYRAPRDKIICVLNCCKVIFGLLKHNKSDSSADSFMPLLIYVVLQSNPEHLVSNVQYILRFRNQEKLGGEAGYYLSSLMGAVQFIENMDRTTLTITDEEFEKHVEEAVSAIAEKHAQSPPATQQPVFNEKSGPLPGETSARPSFDGPRTSTSNDEYTGDEKAAITGLLKTIQKPLSSIGRMFSDDPGPSMDPGPSSAPRTPAPPERLSREEPREHQQVPSKHALSAEEAAARQASAEAAEAQRLSRAEHANVVETLAGMFPDLDKDVISDVVYEKEGR, from the exons ATGTCTCCGCCGGAGCAGTCCACAACTTCATCTAGCCAGCCGGTCTTAGACGAGACGCTGTCTAACAAGTCCAATGTCGAGTTGATGTCTGCTCAGGACCCTGCGGCAGGGACGCCTGAAACCTCCGATAATCATAGTCATGGATCGAGCTCCAGGGAAAAAGCCGGAAAGGAGGACAGTTTGATCGATCTCAGTGATCAGGCAGCTGACGTTCCATCACACGATCATAaggctgatgctgctgagcaAGGTCCCTCAGGAAAGCTTAAGGAAAAGCAAGCCGCCGATGATTATCAAGCTCCTAGCGGTTACTTGAACACTCATGCCTCAACAGCAGGCAAAATCAACCCTATTGCACTACCCTCGTCGAACGATGCTACTACACAATACCTCACCGCCGAACCATCCACTTATGTTGACCCCACGCCTGCGACCCCAATAACCTCTCAGCCACCTTCGCGGACCCCTTCAAATGCTGCGCGTTCCCATGTCTCTGGAGACTCTACCCCTCCCAAATCAGACGCAGAGTTTGATGAGAGACGATATGTAAGTGAAGATGAGCACGAAGGCGCTTCACAGTCCGAAATTCAGAGCATCATGGAGCAGTTTAGCGAGTTTGGTGGTGGTCccggcgaagaagaagtcatgAGTCCCAGACTGGAGATTGCCTCGCCGATGCTGGGTCATCCTgttcaacatcctcctcgaaaGTCTAGTCTGGAACCTCTTGTGCCTACACTCTCTGGTCAGATGCAGGGCCTACACATCTCCACGGGTTCCCCTCCAGCTGAGACCCCAAACAACACTGGTGCCGAGGATCTGGGGCCACCTGTCCCACCCAAGGATGGTGTCCATGGAACACCTCCACGTCCTAAAATAGAGCGGAACATGAGCGTTGCTTCTCCAAACTCGCCAGCGCAATCGCAccggcctcctcctcctgagCCAGAGCCCGAGCCCACTCAACCATTCGATTTCCACCGGTTTCTTGAGCAATTGCGAAACAAGAAGGCAGATCCTGTGGCAAGGTACCTCAAGTCTTTCCTCTCAGAGTTTGGCAAACGGCAATGGATGGTGCATGAGCAAGTCAAGATTATAGGGGACTTCCTGGCCTTTATTGCCAACAAGATGGCACAATGTGAGGTCTGGAGGGATGTATCCGACGCGGAGTTCGATAATGCTCGTGAGGGGATGGAAAAGCTAGTCATGAACAGACTGTATACTCAGACATTTTCACCTGCTATTCAAGCGCCCAAACCGATCCCTGGGGCGAAGCCGAAGCGCAAGGGCGGCGATATACCTCTTGGCCCCGGTAGGCGAGGCCAACACCaagaggatgttgagagagATGACATTGTTAGACAGAAGATGAGCATTTATGGCTGGGTGAGGGAAGAACATTTGGACATTCCGCCAGTCGGTGATAGTGGACGCCGGTTTTTGAAACTAGCCCAGCAAG AGCTGCTGAAAATAAAATCCTACAGAGCACCGCGAGACAAGATCATCTGTGTGTTGAACTGTTGCAAGGTGATCTTTG GTTTATTAAAACATAACAAGTCTGATTCCTCAGCTGACTCCTTCATGCCCCTACTTATCTATGTTGTACTGCAATCAAATCCAGAGCACCTAGTGTCTAATGTGCAATACATCTTACGCTTCAGGAATCAGGAAAAGCTCGGGGGTGAAGCAGGCTACTACTTGTCCTCGTTG ATGGGTGCTGTTCAATTCATTGAAAATATGGATAGAACTACTCTAACGATTactgatgaggagtttgagaagcatgTGGAAGAGGCAGTCTCAGCAATTGCTGAAAAGCATGCTCAATCACCTCCAGCCACCCAACAGCCAGTGTTCAACGAGAAGTCTGGGCCTCTTCCCGGAGAAACTTCTGCTCGTCCTTCTTTTGACGGACCACGCACTTCAACTTCGAATGACGAGTATACGGGTGACGAGAAAGCTGCCATCACTGGTCTTCTCAAGACCATACAAAAACCTCTTTCCAGCATTGGGAGAATGTTCTCTGACGACCCGGGCCCTTCTATGGATCCCGGGCCCAGTAGTGCGCCTCGGACACCAGCGCCACCGGAGCGCCTCAGCCGTGAGGAGCCTCGCGAACATCAACAAGTACCTTCAAAACATGCATTAtctgctgaggaggctgcCGCACGGCAGGCGAGCGCCGAAGCAGCCGAGGCTCAGCGACTTTCCCGTGCAGAGCATGCAAATGTTGTCGAAACATTAGCAGGCATGTTCCCAGACTTGGACAAGGATGTTATAAGTGATGTCGTTtatgagaaggagggcagGTAA